In the Oncorhynchus keta strain PuntledgeMale-10-30-2019 chromosome 29, Oket_V2, whole genome shotgun sequence genome, one interval contains:
- the LOC118380077 gene encoding BSD domain-containing protein 1-like has product MAEGESCDGWWGGWLQQSFQAVKDKSSEAYEFIKRDLTEFSNVVQHDAACSIVATASAVRSKLAVEGSSDTTEKVKKSLSSFLGVITDTLAPPQDMTIDCDVITLVATPAGTTEVYDSTKARLYSLQADPATYCNEPDGSLEQFDAWLSSFSLEERKGEISDLLVNTPSIRALYTRMVPAAVAHSEFWQRYFYKVFQLDQEEARRVALKQRAEQTSHTEALGWEEEEDEDDFLGATSSSRLDFTPPLDDPATQLSPLTPVTMATTPLSPIPSPSGERSSALSLSSDSGSLPTQVEVRPARPQPAVVELSQKLNKASLEEKEPEGQQEEEKRVQLEAPAQPEPTEKATAERLTVQAPATTVQAPATTIRPETEGPQDLRVFELNSDSGKSTPSNNGKKGSSTDVSEDWEKDFDLDMTEDEVQMVLSRVEATGELEEDWENWN; this is encoded by the exons ATGGCTGAAGG AGAAAGCTGTGACGGTTGGTGGGGAGGATGGCTTCAACAAAGCTTCCAGGCCGTTAAAGATAAG TCATCAGAAGCATACGAATTTATAAAGCGTGACCTCACAGAGTTCTCCAACGTGGTGCAACATGACGCTGCGTGCTCCATCGTGGCCACAGCAAGCGCCGTTAGAAGCAAACTAGCG GTGGAGGGCTCCTCTGATACCACAGAGAAGGTGAAGAAGAGCCTATCCAGTTTCTTAGGAGTGATAACAGACACCCTCGCTCCTCCCCAGGACATGACCATCGACTGTGATGTCATCACGCTAGTGGCAACTCCAGCAGGCACCACAGAGGTGTATGACAGCACCAAG GCTCGTCTCTACAGTCTGCAGGCTGACCCTGCTACATACTGCAATGAGCCTGATG GTTCCCTAGAGCAGTTTGATGCGTGGCTCTCCAGCTTCAgcctggaggagaggaaaggagagatctCTGACCTCCTGGTCAACACACCCTCTATCAGGGCCCTTTACACCAGAATG GTGCCAGCAGCTGTAGCCCATTCTGAATTCTGGCAGCGGTATTTCTACAAAGTCTTTCAGTTGGACCAG GAGGAGGCCAGGCGAGTGGCCTTgaagcagagagcagagcagacttCCCACACAGAGGCtctgggctgggaggaggaggaggatgaag ATGACTTCCTTGGCGCCACGTCTTCATCTCGCCTGGACTTCACGCCCCCATTGGACGACCCTGCTACCCAGCTGTCCCCACTTACACCAGTCACAATGGCGACGACCCCACTCAGCCCCATCCCGTCTCCGAGCGGGGAgcgctcctctgctctctccctgagCAGCGACAGCGGCAGCCTGCCCACCCAGGTGGAGGTGAGACCAGCCAGGCCACAGCCTGCAGTCGTGGAGCTGTCCCAGAAACTCAACAAGGCCAGCCTGGAGGAGAAAGAGCCAGAggggcagcaggaggaggagaagagggttcAGTTAGAGGCCCCAGCCCAGCCTGAGCCCACAGAGAAGGCTACAGCTGAGAGATTAACAGTCCAGGCCCCAGCTACCACAGTCCAGGCCCCAGCTACCACCATCAGACCAGAGACCGAGGGGCCCCAGGACCTGAGGGTGTTTGAGCTCAACTCTGACAGCGGGAAGTCTACACCTTCAAACAATGGCAAGAAAG GGTCCAGCACAGATGTCAGTGAGGACTGGGAGAAGGACTTTGATCTGGACATGACAGAAGACGAGGTCCAGATGGTGCTCTCTAGAGTTGAGGCTACAGGAGAG CTGGAGGAGGACTGGGAGAACTGGAACTGA